CGCAACATCAACACTGGGGCACAGAGGACCCAATCCAGACCACCAGAGGCAGGGGTGGACGTAGGCTGGAGAGCACACCGAGAAACCCAGCACCATTCCAGTCTATGAACCCAGAGCCCAGGAGCCAgagacatgtaaaaaaaaaaaaaaaaccccggtGGGCGGCCCACCATGCACTAGTCAGGATCCCTGATACACACCTCAAACGAGCAGACCGAGGTCCGCCACTAAAAGAGACAACAAAGACCGCAAGGTCAGGTCTTCCTGAGGGGTAGTTAGCCTTTAAGACAAAACCGATCGGTCAGCCCCCCGATGCAGCCTCCTCTCAAGCATCTCGTATAAAAGACTTTTCAGTCATCTCTCAAGtgtgaatgctaatgctaacactgcTAACATACACTGCTCACTTTTCTATTGTCACTCTTGTTGCTGCATTAAGGTTGGAGTGTTTCCCAGCACCGTCACCCCAGCAGCTGATGACAGCACCGCATCCAGAGCGAGCGCCGACGTCCTCGTTCCCAGCCTGACTGGTCGGAACTTCCGGAAGTCCCTCCCACCGCAACCCAAGAAGACTAACAAAAGAGGTAAAAATGTCAGGCTTTCAACccgggggtgggcaaacatACAGAACACCAAAGCTGTCCCCGGTGATTTGCAGTACTATTTTCTAAATACACGGGGGTTTAGTTCGGATGCCTCCCCAGTGAGGAGGCCCTGGGGAAGACCTATGACACACTTGAGGGGTTATGTCTCAAAGCTGGTCTTCAGGTTGAACTGCACGAGTTGGCCAGAGATTGAGAAATCTGGGCTACACTACTGACACTGCCGCCCCCACGACCTGGGTCCAGAAAGGATGGACAATCTCGCTTAGTCATGATACGGTGGTACACATAAACGCATGCCCCCGTCGTCCCTGGCCCACATTTCTAAAGTGAaaatgtttgcccacccttgtTTGAGAATTTAGAATGTTTGGTCTCCAGCCTGAATTGATGGTATTTCTTCAACAGTATGTTTCTGGAAGTACTGCTCCCAGAACTGAGCGGGCGCCACCCAGCATAACCAGCGAGCTTCTTCCATTTAACCCCCTATCATCCATTCAACATAATGCTATAGTTTATCCCAGTGCTTGTGAGAGCATATGCAGCAACGTTTATTTGTCAtccatgcccccccaccccaccaaacCTCCCCACCTTCCATACCTCCCCCGTGGGCGAGTGTTTGACCTCTGAGTGCTAGGCAACGTCGCTGTGGCATCAGGAAGGCTCCCGTGGCGGCGCCAGCTTGGACGCAGACCTTTTCAAAAGTGACCAATCCAAGGAGACGATGTGTGCTCGCAGCCGAGCGCATGAAGAAACAACCCCGATTAATAGCACCCCTCCCACATTTTTTTGATTTGAAGACAGATGCACATTGTTTTTGGATGTGTACGCACTCGTGAAATAAAGTCCTTCTCGACCATAGCAACCACCTATGGCAACAATAAAGattgatatttcatttttatgcacgCCGTGCATTATCGTGCTGCATCGtgatctggtgcttgtgtatgaACTGCACGAAAACGATGACATAAGGGCGTGCGTTGCTACGCTGCGACATTAGGTGATGCTAGTGGATGAATGGCACAACATGGGGCCGTGCATCATCATGCTGGGACATGAGTTGATGCTAGTGGATGAACGGCACGACGTGGGGCCATGCATGATTATGCTGGGACATGGGGCGGTGCTTGTGGATGAATGGCACGCTCATTTATAATCtgcacaaaaatgacaacatttttgttgtcattattatcataacaAAACATCCACTGGTGGTTGTGGATGAACGGCAACACAATCACAAGATGGGGCCGTGCATTATTATGCAGCAAAATGGGcaactttttaaattatatttttataatgtgttATACGCCAATAAAAATCAGCTCTGGGCTACAAATAGCCCCCATgtccgcactttgaacaccactAGTCGATGGTGGTGTTATTTGTCCTACCATAGTATTAACAGCAGAACATTCCTCCTGTGTCTCCATGGTAACTGAGTGTGTTTTCTGTCTGGATGAGTAAACTGTGCTTGATTATATTCAGAGTTGTAACGCCACTGTTGCCCGAGTGAcgaatgtgtgtgtctgtacacGCTTGTGTAAGAAATACACAACAGTTTTGTACGgaaatcatttattcatcaattgacttgacttgtagATCCactcaatatttttatataaaatatgctacacaagctagctagcttttaTAGCCTTAACtaaggggtcggcaacccaaaatgttgaaagagccatatcggaccaaaaaaaaaaacaaatgtctgGAGCAGCAAAAAATTCAAAGCCTTATAATGAAGGCAACACATGCTCTATgtatctatattagctatattagcctaCAATCAAAACATAATGAGCCTTcatgattaaatgtttattttccctgcaGCACATCCTGTAGGGAATGACGCACCACGTGACTACTCTGTCATAGATGTCGCCTCAAGTTTAACttcattacaatattaataaattatgtttcgTTGCTTtgattaaattttaaaaatccgatttttgatgtaatttttattttgaggattcgaaaaaaacaacaacaaaatcgaACGTGCATAACAAAACGCAGCCtgcattcataaaaataaaacagcagccgaacgaacttcctggttcaaagttCATGCAAGTCCACCCTACATAGCTGCCCAAGGCAAATGCCTGTAACACTCGGACAcgagcaacaaaacacaataatattataagtgtcattacaaatatatactgACGAAAATCACTTTATAAAAACAACCACTTTGTTACTAAATTTGTGCTTATGACAGGATTGTGTTCTTACCCGTTTAATGTCACTTCTGTTTTCGGACATGACTGGTCAGCTTGTCAACATCGGGCATTGAAGATGAATGCAATGAATGCGATGAATGTAAATGATTCGGTCCAAAAACGTTTAATCCTCTTTTCTCCtgagttatttttctttttttccctttgggatGCATGGCCCATCACACAGCCGCCGGTTGGTTTACAACAGCCACCTGCCCGGCATCCCGCCCTGCTGATAGAAACGTGTGTCGCAGGCTATGACGCAATTCTTCGTTGACAGAAATGATGAAATTCAATATTTActctacacatttttacaacattGGAAAACGTTaaaatgtttgtgtcatgtttgttcTCCTACagaaaacatattaaaacaaaaaatgtatttccctcccccatctttttttcatttttaaacatttttcaaaaagctccaGGGAGCCACTAGGGCGGCGCTAAAGAGCTGCCGATCCCCCATCCGTCACCATGGTGTGtccccaaaataaaataaaagctaaataaTATCTTATTCTTTACCACGAAAGTTGGTTTGAGATCAATTTAGTAACTGTAATGCTTAAATATGGTGTCAAATGTTACAATTCACCTCTTCTTACAATGTTTCTTCCTAGTAAACATGCTAcacaagctagctagctgttAGCCATAACCCATTAGAAGCCATGGTATGTCCCCAAAATGGCGGCGTGTCAGGTGAGCCAGCTCCTTTCAAAAAGCTTATTTTTTACCATGAAAGTTGGTTTGAGATCCATTTAGTAATTGTAATGTTTAAATATGGTGTCAAATGTTACAATTCACCTCTTCTTACAATATTTCTTCCTGGAATTCAtcgaaaataaaatacacaagctATCTAGCTGTTAGCCATAACCCATTAGAAGCCATTGTATGTCCCCAAAATGGCGGCGTGTAAGGTGAGCCAGTTCCTTTCTAAAagcttattttttaacattaaagttGGTTTGAGATCCATTTACTAACTGTAATGCTTTCATATGGCATCAAATGTTACAATTGACCTCTTTGTACTATATTTCTTCCTGGAATTAATCGAAAATAAGATACACAAGCtagctagccgttagcattagCCTATTAGAAACGGGGAAGGAGGTTGTTGCAGGGATGTGCACGTGGTGATATCAGCCTGCTTGAGTTGGGGTGTGTTGCTTCGAGCAAAGCGGTCCGTAGAAGCGCAGGAGTGCAGAGGTCAGGATGGTATTAGCAAGCATTGAAGGCCCTTTCACTCCCTCCGCGCCTTTTTTGTTCAATTCAAATCCCTGCGACTTTCACAAACAATAAAGGAAGTGCTGGCCGCAGCACAGCTTGACGCACGCACACACCAAGCCTTTTCTTTTGATGTGCATGTGATGTCAAATGTAGAGAAATGTGTCATGTCCAAACTTTGATCCTGATCACTGTCTGGATTTTTTAACATTGCAAGATAGGACCATTTTTAGcctttgttagcatgctaacattttcatGCGCAATGTTACCGGGATACGAGAattatgagcatttttttctattttcacgGGGAGACACACATAAAccagggctgtcaatcaattaaaatatttgatcatgattaattgcattgtgtccatagttaactcacaattaatcacatttaatcacaagatagaaataagtttttatctgtAATAAGTAGGGGACATTattggtaggtgttagcatggctAGCACATTAATATTAGCTTAATCgtatttttagccgttttcatgggtagacaatTGTATAAGCAtttaccactatcatgctaggtattAGCATATCGAAATGATAATTTTAACATTGCAatcatgttaatattagcatataCAACTACTTagcactaccatgctaggtattagcatgctaacattatcatgtTACCATTGCTatggtgctaacattagcatatttgcATTTGTAGACACTCTcatcgttagcatgctaacattagtatgtgAGCACTGCcggcatgctaacatgatcCTACTAGCATGCAATTTTCATGGATATGAAGTTAAGTAGACACTATGAACATGTCTACGGTACAAAATAAGTTTATTGACAACACTTTTGTAAACATCTGaggtaaatgtacatttacatcAACATGGTCTTGAACAAAAATTCCaagacgcacacacaaacacacacacacacacacacacaagtagatGAAAAGCAGGCGTCTTTAAAGCCGTGGGTGTCTCTGTTCTTACACAGGGAACAGAAGAAGCAAACCATCATTGAAGATCTTCTAAACTCTCCCAAGGCCATCCTTTGAGTGTACGTTGTCAGCCTAAAAGTGGGCTACCTAGCTTAGAAAACACCTCGTCTGTTTAGAGACAAACCTTGTCTTTCTGGAACACTTCTTTTATTTTGGTGGCGAAGGCGAGAACTGAATTTCCTGGTCTCTGCTGCGGTGCTAAAGTGTTCTTTAGAATGAAAGCTATAAAAATGAGGCCCTGTTCAATActtctacaacaacaacaacaacaaaaaggagatcatgttgctttgttttcttttacccCGCCTCAAATCTAAAAGCCGCAATGGTCATCTACAGCTAGTCTAGAAAAGAAAAGTCGTCCTATACGGAACAGCTAGAAGGAAGTCAACACTTCTGGAACACACTGCAAACACAAGCATCAGAAAGAAAATGTACATCTGTCCCCCGACCCAAAAGACCCTCGGAGAAGCTCGGCAATGTCACTCAAACATTTGCCACCATGACTTTTGGAGACGTTTCCCTGGATGGGGTCGACACcggcgttggttttctccgtgAAAACGGGAATATTTCACCTGGCATGATATACTGTTACTGTAGATTTGGCGTTGACGTTGATGTGGCAGCAGAGCATACCTGGCAACGTTTGTATTTGAAAATCACGGAAATTCTGGTCTTTGCACCACCTCCTTTGGCTTCTTTCATTGCGGAGGAGCAGTGCTTCCACCCCAGATGCTTCTCACCCTATCTCCAAGgcagagcccagccaccctataGAGAAACTAATTTTGGCCGCTTGTACCCGCCATCttgttctttcggtcatgaccatCGGTGAGGGTGGTAACGGGAATCTACCGCTAAACTGAGACCACAACGGAATACAGAATCCACAGACGGCGAACCAATCCACCACGTGTCCATCTCACGTAgcatccttccctcactcgtaaATAGGACCACCAGGTACTGAAACCGGCTCTACTCCACTCTCTATTTTTGGGATTAACCGGCAAGATGTTGACAGAAGCAGATCTACTCCGAAATAACCAGACTCAAAGCTCTCAACGTACCCGTTCAATCTATGTTCCCCCATGTGGTCATGAGGGCAGGCATCTCGTTTGGATGCCTCCCCGGCgaagtgttctgggcatgcccaactGGGAGGAGACCCCGACTAGACCTGGGATAAGCGAAAGGGATGACGTgtcacagctggcctggaaaTACCCCTACAAAGATATGACCAGTACATCATTTTGATGGTACATTTAGTATTCCCACAGAGCATGCCCATTAATAGGTTTGTAGTGAAGGATGATCCCCCCAGCATTCAGTATTTTgtatatcataataaaaaaataatatatttttaaataattttcctcacaatatttatatttattctttatttaaatatttatttatttatatcaacttctttttctgtttagagtacaactttattcccgtaaaattacgactttattcctgtaatattacgaTTTTAATcctgtaatattacgactttatttctgtaatattatcactttatttctgtaatattacaactctactcctgtaatattacaaccttatttccgtaatattatgactccattcctgtaatattacggctttattgccataatattttgactttattcccataatattttgaccgtattcccatattattatgactttattcccattatattaatactttattcccataatatttcaactttatttctgtaatattacaactttattctcatagtattatgacttcattctcataatattacaactttattcctgtaatattaggactttattcccataatatttcaactttatttccgtaatattacaactttattcccgtagtattatgactttattctcgtaatattacaactttattcccataatattacaactttattttcatgatattattactttatttctgtaataccacgactttattccttttatatttattttttgtaatttttttgggttGCTACACTTGGGACACCCCTGGAGTAATGCTAGCATAAAGATGATgtactgttcttttttttttgggggggggggggggggggcgaagggGGATGAAATACTGATTTCTCCCAGGAAAACCACGAAGCGTAAGCGACCTTTGCGCCCACGGTGGTGAACACGGCAGCCACAGGGTTTTGTTTCTGAAGCATTAGATGATGAAAAAGGAAGGTACACGGGAGAggcgagggtgggggggggggagtactCTGGCACTGATGGGGCGAGCGGACCTGGGTGGAGGTCACGTCCAGACTAAAATATCGACATCGCGGCTTGCGTTGACACGGCGTCGCTACACTGCCAGGTCGTCGGGGCGAGCTCGGGCGCCGCCGCTCCTTGGCTTTGGCACGTCGGGGGGCTGATGCATCTGGGCCTTGGTGACCACGGTGACGTGGTCGCCCGGCAACGCTTTCTCCTTGCTGGCCAAAGCCTCCTCCAGCGAGAGGAGGTAGAGGCGGGCGTGGCAGGGGAGCGTGGGAAAGGTGGAGTGCTGCGCCTCGGGCGGAGGAGGAGTCGTcgtgtcctcctcttcctcctcctcggaGGAGGAGATCCGCGGCGAGGGAGGGGGATTGGAGTTTTTCCCATCTGCGTCGCGCAGCTCCAGCACTGTGTTGCTCCAGTTCTGCTCCTCAGCCGTCAGCCGACCGCCGCCGTAGAAAGACTCCAACAGGAGGTCGTCCGGGTGCAGCATGGCGCGGGCCAACTTGGCAGAACCGCTTGTCACATCGGGACTCAAGGAGACCACCTCGTTGGGACTGTCGCCGCCGCCCTCGCCCTCGGCCTCGCTGGCCCCGGCCACGCTCACGCTGGCGTAGGTGGGCAAGCGGTCCACCGCGGGTGGCCCGACCTCCTTGGGAAGAGTCTTGGGGTCGCCGCCTCGCACGGCGCCCAGCAGCAGCGACTCGTTGTCGGTGGCAAACTCGTTGGTGACGCCCTGCTTGACTTTCTTCCAACCCAGGTGATAGATCTCCAGCAGGTTGAGCACCAGAGACACGCAGGCCACCGCCAgcatgaagatgatgaagatggtcTTCTCTGTCGGCCTGCGTGGATGACAGGGGACAGGACTTGGATCGCCGGCCGCAAAGCACAAAACACGTCGAGTGAAACCGAACAAATCTGAACAAACACGAATTGAACtgaattgaatttaattaaattgGATCAGATCCGATCAGATCCGATCAGATCCGATCAGATCCGATCAGATCCGATCAGATCCGATCAGATCCGATCTGACAGATCAGATCAGATCCGACCAGATCCGATCTGACAGATCAGATCAGATCCGACAGATCTGATCAGATCCTATCCGACAGATCCGACCCAATCCAACAGATCAGATCAGATCCGACAGATCCgatcagatcagatcagatcCGACAGATCCGATCCGATCCGACAGATCCGATCAGAT
This window of the Doryrhamphus excisus isolate RoL2022-K1 chromosome 10, RoL_Dexc_1.0, whole genome shotgun sequence genome carries:
- the LOC131137685 gene encoding gap junction alpha-3 protein-like is translated as MGDWSFLGRLLENAQEHSTVIGKVWLTVLFIFRILVLGAAAEEVWGDEQSDFTCNTQQPGCENVCYDEAFPISHMRFWVLQIIFVSTPTLIYLGHVLHIVRMEEKRREREDENRKLGRHLEDHDPLYHNGDGGGGWKKEKPPIRDEHGKIRIRGALLRTYIFNIIFKTLFEVGFILGQYFLYGFHLRPLYKCRRWPCPNTVDCFISRPTEKTIFIIFMLAVACVSLVLNLLEIYHLGWKKVKQGVTNEFATDNESLLLGAVRGGDPKTLPKEVGPPAVDRLPTYASVSVAGASEAEGEGGGDSPNEVVSLSPDVTSGSAKLARAMLHPDDLLLESFYGGGRLTAEEQNWSNTVLELRDADGKNSNPPPSPRISSSEEEEEEDTTTPPPPEAQHSTFPTLPCHARLYLLSLEEALASKEKALPGDHVTVVTKAQMHQPPDVPKPRSGGARARPDDLAV